A genomic segment from Limosilactobacillus sp. encodes:
- the rimP gene encoding ribosome maturation factor RimP, with protein MSTVVETVKGLVEPILAEHDFYLYDIEFVKEGKSWYLRVYIDKDGGITLEDCATVSDQLSEALDNVEPDPIPQAYFLEVSSPGAERPLKNEQDYQRAVNDYIHVSLYQQIDGKKVYEGTLTKLSDKELTLDYMDKTRHRQVVIDRSKIAQARLAIKF; from the coding sequence ATGAGTACTGTTGTCGAAACCGTCAAAGGACTGGTTGAACCGATCCTGGCAGAACACGACTTCTACCTTTACGATATTGAATTCGTCAAGGAAGGGAAGAGTTGGTACCTGCGGGTCTACATTGATAAGGACGGCGGGATCACCCTGGAGGACTGCGCGACGGTCAGTGACCAGCTGAGCGAGGCCCTGGACAACGTCGAGCCCGACCCGATTCCCCAGGCCTACTTCCTGGAGGTGTCATCACCGGGTGCCGAGCGGCCGCTGAAGAACGAACAGGATTACCAGCGGGCGGTTAATGATTACATCCACGTTTCCCTCTACCAGCAAATTGATGGCAAGAAGGTCTACGAGGGAACCCTGACCAAGCTGTCGGATAAGGAATTAACGTTGGATTACATGGACAAGACCCGTCATCGCCAGGTCGTCATCGACCGGAGTAAAATTGCCCAAGCACGGTTGGCAATCAAGTTTTAA
- the nusA gene encoding transcription termination factor NusA, whose translation MSKSRVNEEMIGALNYLEKEKEIKKEVIIDALEQALETAYKQNYGEKNVEVEFNSLTGNIKVYAVKTITDDEEAVENDPNEFMSLEDARKLPHGQGYDVGDEIREEVTPRNFGRIAAQTAKQVVMQRLREEERKIIYNKYKTYENEIVTGEVSREDKRFTYVDLGDGVEGAMGFRDKMPNEHYHVHDRIQVYVSRVNDDKRGPQIYVSRTAPELLKRLFEREVPEIKDGTVLIENIAREAGDRAKVAVYSNDPNVDPVGTCVGPRGSRVQAIVNELDGENMDIVEYVKDPAQFIANALNPADVQDVIFNEPEEQPAPETEDTDQPAEDQVDTDTDAPETEETTASEAPAPKEVERSCTVVVPDNQLSLAIGKRGQNARLAARLTKYKIDIKSVSEMEELEKQEAMADEDAPVDTDDAPAAGDDQPTDAE comes from the coding sequence GTGAGCAAGTCAAGAGTCAATGAGGAAATGATTGGCGCCCTGAACTACCTGGAAAAGGAAAAGGAGATCAAGAAGGAAGTTATTATTGACGCCCTCGAGCAAGCGCTCGAAACGGCCTACAAACAAAACTACGGTGAGAAAAACGTCGAGGTTGAATTCAATTCCCTGACCGGTAACATCAAGGTATACGCGGTCAAGACGATTACCGATGACGAAGAGGCCGTGGAAAATGACCCGAACGAATTCATGAGCCTGGAAGACGCCCGGAAGCTGCCTCACGGCCAGGGCTACGATGTTGGCGATGAAATTCGTGAAGAGGTGACGCCACGCAACTTCGGCCGGATTGCCGCCCAAACTGCCAAACAGGTCGTCATGCAACGGCTGCGTGAAGAAGAGCGGAAAATCATTTACAATAAGTACAAGACCTACGAAAACGAAATCGTCACCGGTGAGGTTTCCCGGGAGGACAAACGCTTTACCTACGTTGACCTTGGCGACGGTGTCGAGGGGGCAATGGGCTTCCGGGACAAGATGCCAAACGAGCATTACCACGTTCACGACCGGATTCAGGTTTACGTTTCCCGGGTCAACGATGACAAGCGGGGGCCGCAGATTTACGTCAGTCGGACTGCCCCAGAACTGTTGAAGCGGCTCTTTGAACGGGAAGTTCCTGAAATCAAGGACGGGACCGTTCTGATTGAAAACATCGCTCGTGAAGCCGGCGACCGGGCCAAGGTCGCGGTTTACTCCAACGATCCAAACGTCGACCCAGTCGGCACCTGCGTTGGTCCGCGGGGCTCCCGGGTTCAAGCAATTGTCAACGAATTGGATGGCGAAAACATGGACATCGTCGAATACGTCAAGGATCCGGCCCAGTTCATCGCTAACGCCCTCAATCCGGCCGACGTTCAGGACGTAATTTTCAACGAACCGGAAGAACAACCAGCACCGGAAACTGAAGACACGGACCAGCCAGCAGAAGATCAGGTGGACACTGACACGGACGCACCGGAGACGGAAGAAACCACTGCAAGCGAAGCGCCGGCGCCAAAGGAAGTCGAGCGTTCCTGCACGGTCGTGGTTCCAGATAACCAGCTGTCACTGGCCATCGGGAAGCGGGGGCAAAACGCCCGCTTGGCTGCCCGGCTGACGAAGTACAAGATCGACATCAAGTCCGTTTCCGAAATGGAAGAACTGGAAAAGCAGGAAGCCATGGCTGATGAGGACGCACCGGTAGACACCGATGACGCACCTGCAGCAGGCGATGATCAACCAACGGACGCTGAATAG
- the rnpM gene encoding RNase P modulator RnpM, with protein MKKRKVPMRKDIVTGEMMPKRQLIRVVKNKDGEVSLDPTGKKAGRGAYIAVDVAIAKRAKAERTFEKAFHVDLDDSFYDELIQYTDHLQARQELFGKDAKN; from the coding sequence ATGAAAAAGAGAAAAGTACCGATGCGCAAGGATATTGTAACGGGCGAAATGATGCCCAAGCGGCAATTGATCCGGGTCGTTAAGAACAAGGATGGCGAGGTTTCCCTCGACCCAACCGGCAAGAAAGCCGGCCGGGGAGCTTACATCGCCGTTGACGTTGCCATTGCCAAACGGGCCAAGGCGGAACGGACCTTTGAGAAGGCCTTTCACGTGGATTTAGATGACTCATTTTACGATGAGCTGATCCAGTACACTGACCACCTGCAGGCCCGGCAGGAACTCTTTGGCAAAGATGCAAAAAACTAA
- a CDS encoding L7Ae/L30e/S12e/Gadd45 family ribosomal protein: MQKTNQEAILNLLGLARRAGQLTSGEGIVLKNIQTNKAKFVFLASDAGAASVKKFTDKCKFYHVPCDQHFTREQLSQATGQARTVFGVMQSGFARKFEELTTME, encoded by the coding sequence ATGCAAAAAACTAATCAAGAAGCGATCTTAAATCTGCTGGGGCTTGCCCGTCGCGCGGGTCAGCTGACCAGTGGTGAGGGAATCGTCTTAAAAAACATTCAAACGAATAAGGCAAAGTTTGTCTTCCTCGCAAGTGATGCGGGTGCGGCGAGCGTGAAAAAGTTTACCGATAAGTGTAAGTTTTATCACGTCCCGTGCGACCAGCACTTTACGCGGGAACAACTCAGTCAGGCAACGGGCCAGGCAAGAACCGTTTTTGGTGTGATGCAATCTGGATTTGCAAGAAAGTTTGAGGAATTAACTACAATGGAATAA
- the infB gene encoding translation initiation factor IF-2 encodes MAKERIYELAKELKMPSKNLVKVAKQQGMAIKSHMSSVTPEEANKLRSVVKNGSANSKGNKPQAKAKPAAQQKAKPAKHQAAKHQENHSHKSQQKASQQQHEERHEHKANHAEAQTRRENNENNNHQRHNGGGRFGGSLNNNNNNRHNKKRNKRNKHNKNRRLREVEHKQPTQRKDKPLPDVLEYTEGMNAQDLAKLLHRSPAEIIKKLFMLGVMINQNQSLDKDTIELLAADYGIEAKEKVEVDVSDIDKIFEEEEENTTHLVSRPPVVTVMGHVDHGKTTLLDKLRHSHITEHEAGGITQEIGAYQVHYNDQLITFLDTPGHAAFTEMRARGADITDITVLVVAADDGVMPQTVEAIHHAQAAKTPIIVAINKIDKPGANPDRVTEELAKYNLIPEDWGGDTIFVNISAKFGKNIDELLDMILLQAEMMELKANPDQNGAGSVVEARLDQGKGPVATVLIQQGTLHVGDPVVVGNTFGRIRTMTNENGRRIKSATPATPVEITGLNDVPEAGDRFVAFDDEKTARAAGEARAKQAQEKERQRTSHVTLDNLFATMQKGKMKTLPLIIKADVQGSVEALSQSLQKIKVDGVRVDIIHQAVGAISQSDVTLAEASNAVIIGFNVRPTPVAKSLADSNNIDIRLHRVIYKAIEEVEDAMKGMLEPVYKEETIGEVEVRQLYKASKIGTIAGGMVTSGKITRDSKVRLVRDGVVVYEGELGSLKRFKDDVKEVKAGFECGLTIANYNDIKENDVIEAYQMKEVPVK; translated from the coding sequence ATGGCCAAGGAACGAATTTATGAACTAGCAAAAGAGCTCAAGATGCCAAGCAAGAACTTGGTGAAGGTGGCAAAGCAGCAGGGCATGGCGATTAAGAGCCACATGTCTTCGGTAACCCCCGAAGAAGCCAACAAGCTGCGCAGCGTTGTGAAGAACGGTAGCGCTAATAGTAAGGGCAATAAGCCGCAGGCAAAGGCCAAGCCGGCTGCCCAGCAAAAGGCCAAGCCTGCCAAGCATCAAGCAGCTAAGCATCAGGAGAACCACTCCCATAAGAGCCAGCAAAAGGCTAGTCAACAACAGCATGAGGAACGTCACGAACACAAGGCCAACCATGCCGAAGCCCAGACCCGGCGTGAAAATAACGAGAATAATAACCACCAGCGCCATAATGGTGGGGGCCGGTTCGGCGGCAGCTTAAACAATAATAACAACAACCGCCACAATAAGAAGCGCAACAAGCGCAATAAGCATAACAAGAACCGCCGTCTCCGCGAGGTTGAGCATAAGCAGCCAACCCAGCGGAAGGATAAGCCGTTGCCGGACGTTCTGGAATACACCGAAGGGATGAACGCCCAGGACCTGGCCAAGCTCTTGCACCGGTCACCAGCTGAAATCATCAAGAAGCTGTTCATGCTGGGGGTAATGATCAACCAGAACCAGTCACTGGACAAGGACACGATTGAACTGCTGGCAGCTGATTACGGCATCGAAGCCAAGGAAAAGGTTGAAGTGGACGTTTCCGATATCGACAAGATCTTTGAGGAAGAGGAAGAAAACACCACTCACCTCGTTTCACGGCCACCAGTTGTTACGGTAATGGGTCACGTTGACCACGGGAAGACGACCCTGCTGGATAAGCTGCGTCACTCCCACATTACCGAGCACGAAGCCGGTGGGATCACCCAGGAAATCGGTGCCTACCAGGTTCACTACAATGACCAGCTGATTACCTTCCTGGATACGCCAGGGCACGCGGCCTTCACCGAAATGCGTGCGCGGGGTGCCGACATCACCGATATCACCGTTCTGGTGGTTGCGGCCGATGACGGGGTCATGCCACAGACGGTCGAGGCCATTCACCACGCCCAGGCAGCGAAGACACCAATCATCGTTGCTATCAACAAGATTGATAAGCCGGGTGCTAACCCCGACCGGGTCACTGAAGAGCTGGCCAAGTACAACCTGATTCCTGAAGACTGGGGTGGGGACACGATCTTCGTCAACATCTCAGCCAAGTTCGGCAAGAACATCGACGAGCTGCTGGACATGATCCTGCTCCAGGCCGAAATGATGGAACTGAAGGCCAACCCAGACCAAAACGGTGCCGGTTCCGTTGTCGAAGCACGGCTTGACCAGGGTAAAGGTCCAGTTGCGACCGTCCTGATTCAACAGGGGACCCTTCACGTTGGGGACCCGGTCGTTGTCGGCAATACCTTTGGTCGGATTCGGACGATGACCAACGAAAACGGTCGTCGGATCAAGTCCGCTACACCAGCCACGCCAGTCGAAATCACCGGGTTAAACGATGTGCCAGAAGCCGGGGACCGGTTCGTGGCCTTCGACGATGAAAAGACGGCGCGAGCAGCCGGTGAAGCCCGGGCAAAGCAGGCCCAGGAGAAGGAACGGCAACGGACTTCTCACGTTACCCTGGACAACCTCTTCGCCACGATGCAGAAGGGGAAGATGAAGACCCTGCCGCTGATCATCAAGGCCGATGTGCAGGGTTCCGTTGAGGCCCTGAGCCAGAGTCTGCAGAAGATCAAGGTTGATGGCGTCCGGGTGGACATCATTCACCAGGCCGTTGGTGCCATCAGCCAGAGCGACGTTACCCTGGCCGAGGCTTCCAACGCCGTTATCATTGGTTTCAACGTTCGGCCAACACCGGTTGCTAAGTCGCTGGCTGATTCCAACAACATCGATATTCGGCTTCACCGGGTCATTTACAAGGCCATCGAGGAAGTTGAAGACGCCATGAAGGGGATGCTGGAACCAGTCTACAAGGAAGAGACGATTGGTGAAGTTGAAGTTCGTCAATTGTACAAGGCTTCCAAGATTGGGACGATTGCCGGTGGGATGGTTACTTCCGGTAAGATTACCCGGGATTCCAAGGTTCGTCTGGTTCGTGACGGCGTGGTCGTTTACGAAGGTGAACTGGGGAGTCTGAAGCGGTTCAAGGACGACGTTAAGGAAGTCAAGGCCGGCTTTGAATGCGGGCTGACGATTGCCAACTACAACGACATCAAGGAAAATGATGTGATCGAAGCTTACCAAATGAAGGAAGTTCCGGTTAAGTAG
- the rbfA gene encoding 30S ribosome-binding factor RbfA encodes MPSKQFRVDRLAGEIQREVDDILLKRVRDPRVKGITITGVDVTGDLQQATIYYSLLSDLASDGEKAQAGLDKATGLIRSELGARLNIFKTPAIKFERDKSIAYGSRIDQLINQLHQQEKN; translated from the coding sequence ATGCCAAGCAAACAATTTCGGGTTGACCGCCTGGCTGGGGAAATCCAGCGGGAGGTTGATGATATCCTGTTAAAACGGGTGCGTGATCCCCGGGTGAAGGGCATTACGATTACCGGCGTTGACGTGACCGGTGATCTTCAGCAGGCCACCATTTACTACAGTCTGCTGTCCGATTTGGCTTCCGACGGTGAGAAGGCCCAGGCCGGCCTTGACAAGGCAACCGGCCTGATCCGGAGCGAACTGGGGGCCCGCTTGAACATCTTCAAGACCCCGGCCATCAAGTTCGAACGGGATAAGTCAATCGCCTATGGCAGCCGGATTGATCAATTAATCAACCAGCTGCACCAACAGGAAAAGAACTAA